One part of the Pecten maximus chromosome 1, xPecMax1.1, whole genome shotgun sequence genome encodes these proteins:
- the LOC117336829 gene encoding uncharacterized protein LOC117336829, translated as MQFTMEILIALFFTSAIFTVHVDSGSSCVRFTKNDPCQQFYFHFNKDGSISKNESNIFNVTAKLGNSKREALDAFFCMVFYTPCGASVDYLLPKVKKPHVVPCREFCKSTWKLWRRMFIKKRIPEESAWPWGLRCESFPKKDCIKRSDYGTWKYLHKHSKLDNEIPILRDDDDEIEDTPPLQTPEPIHPRRYDVIDQGNSSLYRGWADVQETGAANDYCRVVGKGKKQFLACALAGSSGQDHRYVSKMGFDHGLHNTWYMRDADNDGRDDYCRCVGNSTVSIISCMKAESNGFRSSPLVGGSQYSFNLIGSDGCFGQEVNPVTGL; from the exons ATGCAATTTACAATGGAAATATTGATAGCTCTATTCTTCACCAGCGCAATATTTACTGTTCATGTGGATAGCGGTTCCTCGTGTGTTcgtttcaccaaaaatgatccGTGTCAACAattctattttcatttcaataaggATGGAAGCATATCTAAAAACGAAAGCAACATTTTTAATGTTACTGCAAAATTAGGAAACTCAAAACGTGAAGCACTAGATGCATTTTTCTGCATGGTATTTTACACGCCTTGTGGGGCAAGTGTTGATTACTTGCTTCCAAAAGTCAAAAAACCACATGTGGTGCCATGTCGAGAATTCTGTAAGTCCACTTGGAAATTGTGGCGCCGGATGTTTATAAAAAAGAGGATACCCGAAGAATCTGCCTGGCCTTGGGGACTGAGGTGTGAGAGCTTCCCCAAAAAAGACTGTATAAAGCGTTCAG ATTACGGCACATGGAAATACCTTCACAAACATTCCAAACTTGACAATGAGATTCCAATTTTGAGGgacgatgatgatgagattGAGGACACGCCGCCCCTTCAGACACCCGAACCTATTCATCCGCGTCGGTATGACGTCATAGACCAGGGCAATAGCAGTTTGTACCGGGGCTGGGCCGACGTCCAGGAAACAGGAGCTGCCAATGATTACTGCAG GGTCGTCGGGAAAGGGAAGAAACAGTTTTTGGCTTGTGCCCTGGCCGGAAGTAGTGGCCAGGATCACCGGTATGTGTCAAAGATGGGATTTGACCATGGCCTTCATAACACGTGGTACATGCGTGACGCCGACAATGACGGAAGAGATGATTATTGCAG GTGTGTAGGAAACAGTACTGTGTCTATAATATCCTGTATGAAGGCGGAGAGCAATGGTTTCCGGAGCAGTCCATTGGTGGGCGGAAGTCAATATTCCTTTAATTTGATTGGCTCAGATGGATGTTTCGGACAGGAAGTGAATCCTGTTACTGGTCTTTAA